A portion of the Cryptomeria japonica chromosome 5, Sugi_1.0, whole genome shotgun sequence genome contains these proteins:
- the LOC131035039 gene encoding probable LRR receptor-like serine/threonine-protein kinase At1g56140 → MSYLKNLTLLHNLLSGSIPKEIGNLTSLVVLNIHSNYISGTLPPEIGDLKNLEKLIIHSNHLSGTLPPEIGDLKNLTRLSIHSNHLSGTLPPEIGNLKKLKALHISSNQFIGEIPQTFIKLVSLKEFSASSNNFTGKIPDFLGNFSSLVTLILQGTSMNGPIPSSLSKLTQMQYLRISDITQGGSSLDFILPLKNLTELVLRNNNITAEIPVDINALTNLEYL, encoded by the exons ATGTCTTACTTGAAAAACTT GACTCTGTTACACAATCTTTTATCTGGTTCTATTCCTAAGGAGATAGGAAATCTCACAAGTTTGGTTGTACT GAACATTCACTCCAACTATATTTCTGGTACGCTCCCGCCGGAGATTGGAGACTTGAAAAATCTGGAGAAGCT GATTATTCACTCCAACCATCTTTCTGGTACACTCCCACCGGAGATTGGAGACTTGAAAAATCTGACCAGGCT GAGTATTCACTCCAACCACCTTTCTGGTACACTCCCACCGGAGATCGGAAACTTGAAAAAACTGAAGGCGCT GCATATATCCTCTAATCAGTTCATTGGAGAAATACCTCAAACATTTATCAAGTTAGTGAGTCTGAAAGAATT TTCGGCATCTAGCAACAATTTTACCGGTAAAATACCAGATTTTCTTGGAAACTTTAGCTCGCTAGTAACATT GATACTTCAAGGAACTTCTATGAATGGACCAATTCCTTCAAGTCTTTCAAAATTAACTCAGATGCAATACTT AAGGATAAGTGACATAACTCAAGGTGGTTCTTCTTTGGACTTCATATTGCCTCTGAAAAATCTGACAGAATT GGTTCTAAGAAACAACAACATCACTGCAGAAATTCCAGTAGACATTAACGCGTTAACCAATTTGGAATATTTGTAA
- the LOC131875632 gene encoding probable LRR receptor-like serine/threonine-protein kinase At1g07650, with protein MASYTLLIILCSTFMFFSFFKTKHAKAALSQDEFGALKAVASKLVKVDWDFSGYPCTGTGFKGLTCDSVNGSHVTNITLPQLNLEGELSPELAKLSHLIGLRVQNRVKSTTFLLCFPCFIHLTRSSKG; from the exons ATGGCTTCGTACACTCTGTTGATTATACTGTGCAGCACTTTTATGTTTTTCTCCTTTTTCAAAACCAAACATGCTAAGGCTGCACTTTCACAGGATGAAT TTGGAGCATTAAAGGCAGTTGCAAGCAAACTGGTAAAAGTAGATTGGGATTTTAGTGGTTATCCATGCACAGGCACTGGCTTTAAAGGACTCACTTGTGATTCCGTCAATGGTTCTCATGTTACCAACAT AACACTTCCACAACTCAATCTTGAGGGAGAGCTTTCACCAGAGTTGGCCAAATTGTCACACCTTATAGGACTGAGAGTACAAAATAGGGTCAAATCAACTACTTTTCTACTTTGTTTCCCTTGTTTCATTCATTTGACTCGATCATCTAAGGGCTAA